In Aegilops tauschii subsp. strangulata cultivar AL8/78 chromosome 3, Aet v6.0, whole genome shotgun sequence, one genomic interval encodes:
- the LOC141042861 gene encoding E3 ubiquitin-protein ligase SINA-like 10 has product MKLSVVSMDLTLLHCPLCLRPLKPPVYECKGGHLACADCHVELPGNQRQCQKCERGGAFDVRNTAVDAVLSSVRVECLHEGCGLYVTDHKLTDHQSVCLLAPCKCPVPVCGYEGPPPALSHHISTMHPMPMHRIQYGKVLQLQVPLSEPRLLLFAEEDGRTFFLVGGMLDIGALIAVSIVCNRAGSSPLPHYMAKLWANDPPGEPKGRTDAVKVEMEVTSSKDPGDVAVQELTFFTVPPKLLAGAKLVSLHIQIDKLTY; this is encoded by the exons atgaaGCTCTCTGTAGTCTcaatggacctcaccttgctccactgccccttgtgcctccgccccttgaagcctccagtgtatgag tgcaagggagggcacctggcctgcgcggactgccacGTCGAGctccccgggaaccagcggcagtgccagaagtgcgagcgcggcggtgccttcgacgtgcggaacacggcggtggacgccgtcctctcctcggtgagggtggagtgcctgcacgaaggttgtgggctctacgtcactgaCCACAAGCtcaccgatcaccagagcgtgtgtctgctcgcgccctgcaaatgccccgtgcccgtctgcggctacgaaggcccgccgccggcgctctcccaccacatcagcaccatgcatcccatgcccatgcacaggatccagtacggcaaggtgctccagctgcaagtgccactgtcggagccacggctcttgctgttcgcggaggaggacggccgcacgtttttcttggtcggcggcatgctcgacatcggcgcgcttATTGCCGTGTCGATCGTCTGCAACAGAGCGGGGTCGTCCCCATTGCCGCACTacatggccaagctgtgggcgaacgacccgccgggggagcccaaaggcaggaccgacgccgtcaaggtggaaatggaggtgacaagcagcaaggatcccggtgacgtcgccgtgcaggagctgaccttcttcacggttccacccaagctgctggccggggctaagctggtgtccctccacattcagattgacaagctcacgtacTAA